Proteins co-encoded in one Parascardovia denticolens DSM 10105 = JCM 12538 genomic window:
- a CDS encoding ASCH domain-containing protein: MAGAEEPIIDQARIQVYWEDFCAKHGLDSEKIPQPEAFAFGLGSEMEDYLAALVKRGIKTATTSAYELYQPDEHLPQVGEYNIILDSKGDPVCVTQTMVVEVIPFNRISQEHAWHEGEGDRSYDYWYQVHLDFFKEEYKNEGKGLVFHEDAPCLCEVFQKID, translated from the coding sequence TTGGCAGGAGCGGAAGAACCAATCATTGACCAAGCCCGGATTCAGGTTTATTGGGAGGATTTCTGCGCCAAACACGGGCTTGATTCCGAAAAGATTCCTCAGCCGGAAGCCTTCGCTTTTGGTTTGGGATCCGAAATGGAAGATTATCTGGCTGCTTTGGTCAAACGGGGAATCAAAACCGCGACTACCAGCGCTTATGAGCTTTACCAGCCGGATGAGCATCTTCCTCAAGTCGGGGAGTACAATATCATCCTTGATTCGAAGGGGGATCCGGTCTGTGTTACGCAGACCATGGTCGTGGAGGTCATACCTTTCAATCGGATCTCGCAGGAACATGCCTGGCATGAAGGGGAAGGGGACCGGTCTTACGACTACTGGTATCAGGTCCACCTGGATTTTTTCAAGGAAGAATATAAAAATGAAGGCAAGGGGTTGGTCTTTCATGAAGACGCCCCTTGCCTTTGCGAGGTTTTCCAGAAAATCGACTAA
- a CDS encoding TrmH family RNA methyltransferase, whose protein sequence is MPISSEILANPRSQRIRHIADLARAKNRKKYGRFLVEGPQGVREAIGCKPGQVLDLYCDQDFLQFQESQADSVVGDLAYKADDRGIHVHVCSAEVMDAISKDCQGIAAVVRKGAVDDQPPTGDGFRQSSSDDGDHGKARSKDENKGIGNGKGIGKDKGENRSKNRGFYAACWQLRDPGNAGTIIRLADAAGLDGVILVDDCVDETNPKVVRSTAGSLFHLPIIRMGIDDFFAFAQEHGATVVAADAYGTDQVPVKELPAFLDEWRRTGQDQEKAGSAPTIVLFGNEARGLDDPLINRCQEAVRIPLYGKAESLNVAMSAAVILYSLAMAD, encoded by the coding sequence ATGCCTATCTCTTCGGAAATCCTTGCCAATCCCCGCTCCCAGCGCATCCGCCACATCGCTGACCTTGCTAGGGCTAAGAACAGAAAGAAATACGGTCGCTTTCTGGTGGAAGGGCCGCAAGGGGTCCGGGAGGCGATCGGTTGCAAGCCCGGCCAGGTTCTGGACCTTTATTGCGATCAGGACTTCCTCCAGTTCCAGGAATCCCAGGCTGATTCAGTAGTGGGAGATCTGGCGTACAAGGCTGATGACAGAGGGATTCATGTGCATGTCTGCTCGGCTGAGGTCATGGATGCGATCAGCAAGGATTGCCAGGGAATCGCGGCTGTAGTCAGGAAGGGAGCCGTAGACGATCAGCCTCCTACTGGGGATGGCTTTCGTCAGAGTAGCAGCGATGATGGAGATCATGGTAAAGCCAGAAGCAAAGACGAGAACAAAGGCATAGGCAACGGTAAGGGCATAGGCAAAGATAAGGGCGAAAATAGAAGCAAGAACAGAGGCTTCTACGCAGCTTGCTGGCAGCTGAGGGACCCAGGCAACGCAGGGACCATCATCCGATTGGCTGATGCCGCTGGCCTGGATGGGGTCATTTTGGTCGATGATTGCGTGGACGAGACCAATCCGAAAGTGGTCCGGTCCACGGCCGGCTCCCTTTTCCACCTTCCGATCATTCGTATGGGCATCGATGATTTCTTCGCTTTCGCCCAAGAACACGGAGCCACGGTGGTTGCGGCCGACGCTTATGGGACGGACCAGGTCCCGGTGAAAGAACTGCCCGCCTTCCTGGACGAATGGCGGCGGACCGGACAGGATCAGGAAAAGGCTGGTTCCGCCCCGACCATCGTTCTTTTCGGCAATGAGGCCCGCGGCCTGGACGATCCCCTGATCAACCGCTGCCAAGAGGCGGTGAGGATCCCCCTGTATGGGAAGGCCGAATCCTTGAATGTGGCCATGAGCGCCGCGGTGATCCTTTATTCCCTGGCCATGGCGGACTGA
- the pheS gene encoding phenylalanine--tRNA ligase subunit alpha, giving the protein MADEFAFDADSVSSAVQEGIEKVQAATNLDELKAVRGQYAGGDSVLAKSSKAIGSLPTDQKKESGKLMGKLRADFGRAYDAKEVELKAQEEARQLAAETVDMTQPVRRHPLGARHPLPKLLEDVQDFFVSMGWQIAEGPEVETEWHDFDALNFGPDHPARQMQDTFYIKGNQAKDSAGFVGSNMVMRTHTSPVQARAMLDRGVPLYIACPGRVYRTDELDATHTPVFHQCEALAVDKNLTMADLKGVLDKLAVAMFGPEAKTRLRPSYFPFTEPSAEMDLWFPDKKGGPGWIEWGGCGMVNPKVLQSAGIDSTVYSGFAFGVGMERTLLLRHDINDMHDLVEGDQRFSQQFVMGE; this is encoded by the coding sequence GTGGCAGACGAATTCGCCTTCGACGCAGACTCAGTCAGTTCCGCAGTCCAGGAAGGCATCGAGAAGGTCCAAGCCGCAACGAATCTGGACGAATTGAAAGCCGTCCGTGGCCAGTATGCCGGAGGCGACTCCGTCTTGGCCAAGTCCAGCAAGGCCATTGGGTCTTTGCCGACCGACCAGAAGAAGGAATCGGGCAAGCTCATGGGCAAGCTCCGCGCCGACTTCGGCCGCGCTTACGACGCTAAAGAGGTCGAGCTCAAGGCTCAGGAAGAGGCCCGGCAGCTGGCCGCCGAGACCGTGGACATGACCCAGCCGGTCCGCCGCCATCCTCTGGGGGCCCGGCACCCCTTGCCCAAGCTTTTGGAGGACGTCCAGGACTTCTTCGTCTCCATGGGCTGGCAAATCGCCGAAGGACCGGAAGTGGAAACCGAATGGCATGACTTCGACGCTTTGAACTTCGGGCCTGACCATCCTGCCCGCCAGATGCAGGACACCTTCTACATCAAAGGCAACCAGGCCAAAGATTCCGCCGGTTTCGTCGGTTCCAACATGGTCATGCGCACCCATACCTCACCCGTGCAGGCTCGCGCTATGCTGGACAGGGGAGTGCCACTTTACATCGCCTGCCCCGGCCGCGTTTACCGGACCGATGAGCTGGACGCCACCCATACCCCGGTCTTCCACCAGTGCGAGGCCCTGGCTGTGGATAAGAACCTGACCATGGCTGACCTCAAGGGTGTTCTCGATAAGCTGGCCGTGGCCATGTTCGGCCCTGAAGCCAAGACCCGCCTGCGTCCCTCCTACTTCCCCTTCACCGAGCCCAGCGCTGAGATGGACCTCTGGTTCCCCGACAAGAAGGGCGGCCCCGGTTGGATCGAATGGGGCGGCTGCGGCATGGTCAACCCTAAGGTCCTCCAGTCGGCCGGGATCGACTCCACCGTCTACTCCGGCTTCGCTTTCGGCGTCGGCATGGAACGCACCCTCCTGCTTCGGCATGACATCAACGATATGCACGACCTGGTGGAAGGGGACCAGCGCTTCAGCCAGCAGTTCGTCATGGGCGAGTAG
- the pheT gene encoding phenylalanine--tRNA ligase subunit beta, with the protein MPLIDMGWLREHVAVPEDETYEQLAADLVKVGLEEEAIHHGEVIGPIVVGHVVDLVKEEQKNGKIISWCQVDVGSYNVEDESGKKVPRGIVCGAPNIAKDELVVVTLPGAVLPGDFKIEPRKTYGHLSDGMCASARELGLGDDHSGIILLKNYGLSKEQVEDLKPGDDLMGLLGLGEPVLEINITPDRGYAFSYRGVAREFHHSTGAVFTDPVDTLNERAPKLGHSTAGMGDIEVIVQDDNPIRGQIGCDRYYARRVDGLDNTVKSPRWMAHRLQRSGMRSLSPLVDVTNYVMLDLGQPLHAYDADKIAPPIVVRRAVEGEKLVTLDGKSHDLSVEDLLITDSPDGVQGSRILGIAGVMGGQYGEVTEETRNVLLESAHFDPVSIARSARRHKIPSEASRRFERGVDYRLQAAAAEEAAELMSSIAGGKASPTPVDYDWTVHVPSIRFKTSEVKRLTGLDLSVSQITEILTDIGCQWGGGGNGELVVNPPSWRPDLAYPCDLVEEVARLYGYDRIPVRVPQIAVEGAVGLTADQTRRRWVADTLAEYGLTEIWSYPFVGEQDFQDFALEAEQVEPISVQLANPLAGDRPFLRRDLLLTLAHTVQRNIRRGNPNVRLYELGHVFDWDPQAPAIPALPGGQRPTDEQLDALNAGLPEQPEHVAAILTGEAEDAGWLGESRPVDWTDAVEAVRRLSDRLGADLRLDQPAADQVPASWHPGRFAYVTLADGTQVGQVGELHPRVNENLGFPAHSAAFEVDLTAIFQAVKYTPLQAKPISSYPPVHQDLAFTVSFSVTASQVEEAIRQAAGPALESLELFDVYQGDQVGEGEKSLAYSITFRSPDKTLTSDEVDALRSSVVSAVQDGVGAQLRA; encoded by the coding sequence ATGCCACTGATTGATATGGGCTGGCTGCGTGAGCACGTGGCAGTGCCCGAAGACGAGACTTACGAACAGCTGGCCGCGGACTTGGTCAAGGTCGGTCTGGAAGAGGAAGCCATCCATCATGGCGAGGTCATCGGGCCGATCGTGGTCGGTCACGTGGTCGACTTGGTCAAGGAGGAGCAGAAGAACGGGAAGATCATCTCCTGGTGCCAGGTGGATGTAGGCTCTTACAACGTGGAGGACGAATCCGGAAAGAAGGTCCCCCGGGGGATCGTCTGCGGGGCCCCCAACATCGCCAAAGACGAGCTGGTCGTGGTGACCCTGCCGGGTGCCGTTCTGCCAGGCGATTTCAAGATCGAGCCCCGCAAGACCTACGGCCACCTGTCTGACGGCATGTGCGCCTCCGCCCGTGAACTGGGCCTGGGCGATGACCACAGCGGCATCATCCTGCTGAAGAATTATGGCCTGTCCAAAGAGCAGGTGGAGGATCTCAAGCCGGGCGACGACCTGATGGGCCTCTTGGGCCTAGGGGAGCCGGTCCTGGAGATCAACATCACCCCCGATCGCGGCTATGCCTTCTCCTACCGGGGGGTGGCCCGGGAGTTCCATCATTCCACCGGAGCCGTTTTCACGGACCCTGTGGATACCCTCAACGAGCGCGCCCCCAAGCTGGGCCATTCCACGGCCGGCATGGGGGACATCGAGGTCATCGTTCAGGACGATAACCCTATCCGTGGTCAGATTGGCTGCGACCGCTATTACGCCCGACGCGTCGATGGCTTGGACAATACAGTGAAGAGCCCCCGATGGATGGCCCACCGCCTTCAGCGTTCCGGCATGCGGTCCCTGTCCCCTCTGGTGGATGTGACCAATTACGTCATGCTTGATCTGGGGCAGCCTTTGCATGCCTACGACGCTGACAAAATCGCCCCTCCCATCGTGGTTCGGCGGGCCGTGGAAGGGGAGAAGCTGGTCACCCTCGATGGGAAGAGCCACGACTTGAGCGTGGAAGACCTGCTGATCACCGATTCCCCCGATGGGGTCCAAGGGTCCCGGATCCTGGGCATCGCCGGTGTGATGGGCGGCCAGTACGGGGAAGTGACCGAGGAGACCAGGAATGTCCTCCTGGAGTCGGCCCATTTCGACCCGGTTTCCATCGCCCGTTCCGCCCGCCGACATAAGATCCCCTCCGAGGCCTCCCGCCGTTTCGAACGCGGGGTCGATTATCGGCTGCAGGCCGCGGCCGCCGAAGAAGCGGCGGAATTGATGAGTTCCATCGCCGGTGGCAAGGCCAGCCCCACCCCGGTCGACTATGACTGGACGGTCCATGTTCCTTCCATCCGTTTCAAGACGTCCGAAGTCAAGCGTTTGACTGGCCTGGACCTGTCCGTCAGCCAGATCACGGAAATTCTGACCGACATCGGCTGCCAGTGGGGTGGTGGCGGTAACGGGGAACTGGTGGTTAACCCGCCCAGCTGGCGTCCTGACCTGGCCTATCCCTGCGATTTGGTGGAAGAGGTGGCCCGCCTGTATGGCTATGACCGGATTCCCGTGCGCGTGCCGCAGATCGCCGTCGAAGGGGCCGTCGGTCTCACCGCAGATCAGACCCGGCGCCGGTGGGTGGCCGATACCTTGGCTGAGTACGGTCTGACGGAGATCTGGTCCTACCCCTTCGTGGGAGAGCAGGATTTTCAGGACTTCGCCCTGGAAGCCGAGCAGGTGGAACCGATCAGCGTGCAGCTGGCCAATCCCCTGGCCGGGGACCGACCTTTCCTGAGGCGGGATCTCTTGTTGACTTTGGCCCACACGGTGCAGAGGAACATCCGTCGGGGGAACCCGAACGTCCGTCTGTATGAGCTGGGGCACGTCTTCGATTGGGATCCCCAGGCGCCCGCCATTCCGGCCTTGCCTGGCGGCCAGCGCCCCACCGATGAGCAGCTGGATGCCTTGAACGCCGGCTTGCCCGAGCAGCCCGAGCACGTGGCGGCCATCCTCACGGGCGAGGCCGAGGACGCCGGTTGGTTGGGCGAGTCCCGTCCGGTCGATTGGACCGACGCCGTGGAAGCCGTTCGTCGCCTGAGTGACCGGCTTGGGGCTGATTTGCGGCTGGACCAGCCCGCGGCCGATCAGGTCCCCGCCAGCTGGCACCCGGGCCGCTTCGCCTACGTGACTTTGGCCGATGGGACCCAGGTGGGCCAGGTGGGTGAGCTGCATCCGAGGGTCAACGAGAACCTGGGCTTCCCCGCCCATTCCGCCGCCTTCGAAGTCGACTTGACGGCCATCTTCCAAGCGGTCAAGTACACGCCTTTGCAGGCCAAGCCGATTTCCTCCTATCCGCCGGTCCATCAGGACCTGGCCTTCACCGTTTCCTTCTCCGTCACCGCCAGCCAGGTGGAAGAGGCCATCCGCCAGGCGGCCGGCCCGGCTTTGGAGTCCCTGGAACTCTTCGACGTCTATCAAGGCGATCAGGTGGGAGAAGGGGAGAAGTCCCTGGCTTACTCCATCACCTTCCGTTCTCCGGACAAAACTCTGACCTCCGATGAGGTGGACGCTTTGCGGTCCTCCGTCGTCTCGGCCGTTCAAGACGGTGTGGGGGCTCAGCTGCGGGCGTAA